The genomic region AGCATTATAGTTACCCTACCGAAGGCAACACAAACTGATCTTTTTTCATCTTTTTACATACCCTAAATTTGTTAGGTACTGGAACCATTTAATGAGATATTATTAGGCAATGACTACACATACGACAACAACATCTTATATCACACAACGTCATATGATGCCACACATGGTTCACCTCATTTACGTATTTGTAGATACCCCTCagaaacacatatatacataattaCATGACTTGTTGGAGTCAAGTTTAAAGACTCACCTAAAACTCACCTTTACTTCAGCTCGGAGTTTTTATTTTGATAGCCCTAACTAAGCCAGTAACAAAAACTACTTAAAAGATCATGGAACTCCCATTAAAACTCCATTTACAGATAGTTTACTAACATATCAATTTCATGCAACCCTCATAAAGGGCCTCCCACTCACACTCTACTATTCTTACGCCTTATAACATCTTTATTCTTCAAAAATATCAACATGTATAGTTATAGAACTTACCAGGAGATTGAAACATCCATCGATTAAACCAAAAATCTTAGTTTCCAGTCCTAAAGAATAAGAGATTGTTTAGGTTTACAAAGAAGAACCAGAACGTAGACTAGAAGGAAAGAAAGACCATCTAAATGTTTCCTTCCTACTATATATACTCAATTTTCCCTTTAGTGGATCTTGACAAGTGTCAAATGCATACTGAAGTCCTTCCTTAAATGCCCTACCAAAACTGGGAAAAATATAAAGGAAATCTGATGCAAATACTATTTAACTAGCCAAGTCCATTTAGTTGACTCTTAACGAATCCCATTGTAGGACCCACTTGCACAGTGTTTGAGCAAATCGAGTGTACCATACCCCTGGCGGTAACTCGTATGTGGCGTGgtcttaaaaataatttagtccCCTTACAGCTTTCTCAAATGCTTAGTGGGCACTTCATGCTCAGCCAAACTCTAAGGCGTACTCTTTCTTcagtaaattatattttttaatatccaAAGTAATTTATGTTATATTGGGGCTTTGAAAAAACTAATGTAAAAATTActgattaaattttaatattaaatatttaatccaAGTATTTGttaagaataaaatttattacaAAAATTTAGACAcatgaatattatattttatttaataagggCAAATTCGTAAATTATCATTACATATTTAGGAAAGTTAATCAAACATGATAACGTAGCTTTCCCTAGATTTTAATCAATATCATCCAATGAATATCAAAAGTTGTAAAGTAACTTTCTGACAATCACATTCTCACTAATcgcattttattgaaattataACATAAGAAAACACCAAATGCTACCTTAATGTTGAGCATGAGAGAAGTTAAAATCCCTAATTATAATCCTGGATGTTGCAGACAACAAAACATTTGTTGGGGGACCCTTTTTCCCCCTAGAATTGCAACTCATCCAACAAATCATGGATGTCCTTTTAAGAGTTTATAGAAACATAAGGTCACATGAGAACAGCTTGCGTGTGATCTTTAACATCTCTATTTcaatcattttcatgttatacaGATTTTGATGTTGATATAACTGCTTTTAGCTACAGAAATGGAAGCACCAACCAAAATAAAAACTGAAATCACTATTTTGCAAACGGAGTGAATCTTAACAAGCAGAGAGAGGCTTAAAATCTAGTGTACAATGTGAAAATTACATATATTAATGTAGTCCTTTCTATAATCTGTACTTCTTATAGCTTCCAATATATGCCCAATTTGTGTAAGATGCCCGAAAGAACTCCGTAGAAAGTGATTTCCGTAAATATCACATATAAAAGGGTCCCTAACCGCTCTGACTTCCAAACATTGTTGAAAACATGTTTTTGGATCCAAAAAACCTGATAACACCGTAAGTTGTGTCACCGAATACTAATACAAGAAATCTAGGTCGTCACTTTAACACCAGCAACAAACTGTGTTAACAATTTGGACCAAATTATATCAAGTTAAAGTAGAGGGATTAAATCCCGAATTTCAGTATAATAGAAGGATTAAAATCTGAAATAGTTAgatgatgttacttacaagtgtattGTTTGTTGACTTATAATACCATCCATTTACAAATGCTGGAAGGATGCCTTGTGCCCCAAGCACATATATCAGCATTGCATTCATGCCTATCCATTCCAGGAGCAAGAATGGTGTCCTCCATCCCCAAACATCAatctgtttcatttatttcacaaggGGAACATCGAAAAACGAACACACTTCAATAGATTAGTGTTGACATTTAAAGGACAAGATGGGGTCAAAGAGTACGGAATTGTGGTTACCAGGATGTAGAATGCTGAGAATACAATCCCGGCTGCACCAGCAGTGAAACACACGTAGCTGAAACTGTAAAGCTGTTTGTTGATGGGAATGGCTGCAAAATTTGCAGAGAAAGCAATCTATGTTTAGATTTCATATTGAAGAATGTAATGGAAACTGATTTAAGGAGGCTGCCTCACCATCTGTAAAATGAAGAATGATGGCTACAATAAGTAAGCCTAATGCCATTGAAACCCATTGCTTGAGCCTCTCTGAGTGACCCTACAAATATCACATTTCATttttcaattccttttcagatatTGCTGGTCGGCAAATTACAAAATCATGATATAGTTTCTAACcttgaaatgaattaaaacatgTCCGTAATGGATTCCGATGGTGCCGGAGAGGATAGCCAAAATCGAACTAAGACAAAAACAGGAACCGATCAAATCACTGCATATGGACTATATGTTTAAAATAAAGTTATGGTTAATCAAAACAAACCTTAGCAAGCCTTCTGGTTCGAATGGAGCTCGGCACCAGCTCGGTGCATCTTCACGGATTTGACCAGAACTCGGAGAACTATGAGTGCAAGCCTACAATTTCGTTGAAACAACGTAAAATATTGCCATGGTAAGCAACAATGACTTACCCAAATCTATTGGAAATTGAAGCAGAGGAAGGACTAACCTTTAGGCGTTGCCAGACTGGATAAATGTAAAGATGATTAATGCCCCAAACCTCTCGATCAACATAACCGACAGCGTTGCAAGCGGGTCCTAAGTGTCCTCTCATCCCACATTTGACCTTAATATTGCAGGAAAAAAAGAGTGATTAGTTAACTGAAGTAGTGGAGGTACTTGATAAGCTTTATGCATTAAGCTATTGAGCTTATAATTCACCTTACCGTGTATTGTGTTGTTTCACTGTCTGTGGACACAACGAAACTCCAATCTGGGACGTATAGTGAATATGTTGTGGTCATGTAAATGACAAATGCAACGAATCCTCCAAGCCTGGATTTTCACTTACATAAAATGATATGTTACTTTAGGAGAAACTCAAAACAACAATACCAAAAAATGGAGAGTCCAAGTAACATCAATTATGATTGTAAATAGATCTGTCAGTTCTGAATCAAACTCAAAAATCTGACTTAGATTAACCcaaattcaaattcaaaccaACTTTATTTGATCATAAAAGTCAACAACTCAAATTTGCACCCGAAAATGACTTGAACAAAAGAATATCCAAACTTAAAATGACTCAAATCTAGAATGATTCGAACTTAAAATTACTCAAACAAGTAACTGAAATGACTTTAACCTGACTGTCAAAATTTGAAATGAGT from Gossypium arboreum isolate Shixiya-1 chromosome 1, ASM2569848v2, whole genome shotgun sequence harbors:
- the LOC108473887 gene encoding uncharacterized protein LOC108473887 — encoded protein: MADPGKMEEGLAHEENMEKKGDKLVEQQQQLQEQQQPLVKQKTKRVATLDAFRGLTIVLMILVDDAGGSYARIDHSPWNGCTLADFVMPFFLFIVGVAIALALKKIPKIKDAIKKICLRTLKLLFWGVLLQGGYSHAPNDLVYGVDMKLIRWCGILQRIALVYFIVAVIETLTTKRRPTVLEPGYSSIFTAYRWQWLGGFVAFVIYMTTTYSLYVPDWSFVVSTDSETTQYTVKCGMRGHLGPACNAVGYVDREVWGINHLYIYPVWQRLKACTHSSPSSGQIREDAPSWCRAPFEPEGLLSSILAILSGTIGIHYGHVLIHFKGHSERLKQWVSMALGLLIVAIILHFTDAIPINKQLYSFSYVCFTAGAAGIVFSAFYILIDVWGWRTPFLLLEWIGMNAMLIYVLGAQGILPAFVNGWYYKSTNNTLVFWIQKHVFNNVWKSERLGTLLYVIFTEITFYGVLSGILHKLGIYWKL